One window of the Brienomyrus brachyistius isolate T26 unplaced genomic scaffold, BBRACH_0.4 scaffold60, whole genome shotgun sequence genome contains the following:
- the LOC125725051 gene encoding uncharacterized protein LOC125725051 isoform X10, whose amino-acid sequence MAVHEGVIVLLLLLGCSCEAQLKSGFLVKTPQVAAVYQNGLGAPQVVAAGYQVGVGAPQVVAAGYQVGVGAPQVVAAGYQVGVGAPQVSSTGYQVGVGAPQVASTGYQVGVGAPQVASTGYQVGVGAPQVASTGYQVGAGAPQVASTGYQVGAGAPQVASTGYQVGAGAPQVASTGYQVGAGAPQVASTGYQVGVGAPQVASTGYQVGVGAPQVSSTGYQVGVGAPQVSSTGFQVGVGAPQVASTGFQVGVGGTGYQVGVGAPKVGAAGYLSKQVAPALVKSVTGMQVNPDSVRVVCGEDSVMVDVLQDLLAIGQLINASDITLGGCAPTGQDASGTVRFQSVLQACGSTLMMTADALVYSFALIYTPSGINGSPIVRTNGAVVGIECHYLRKQNVSSNALVPTWIPYYATMAAEAQLNFSLRLMDDAWQNERASNVYFLGSVLNIEASVLVGNSQPLRVFVDSCVATLVPDVTSVPSYAFVQNSGCLTDAKVTGSRSQFLPRKQDDKLQLQLDAFRFSQDGRSSLYITCSLRATVASVPLDSQHKACSFSLAANRWVSVDGNDQVCGCCDASCGLAGVAGAQGTGVLGPIAIQQGPPTASQPGQLYILKG is encoded by the exons ATGGCAGTGCATGAGGGGGTTATAGTGCTGCTTCTTCTTTTAGGTTGCAGCTGTGAAGCTCAACTGAAGTCTGGGTTTCTTGTGAAGACCCCTCAAGTGGCTGCAGTTTATCAAAATGGAttaggtgctccccaggtggtggcagctggctatcaggttggcgtaggggctccccaggtggtggcagctggctatcaggttggcgtaggggctccccaggtggtggcagctggctatcag gttggcgtaggggctccccaggtgtcttcgaccggctatcaggttggcgtaggggctccccaggtggcttcgaccggctatcaggttggcgtaggggctccccaggtggcttcgaccggctatcaggttggcgtaggggctccccag gtggcttcgaccggctatcaggttggcgcaggggctccccaggtggcttcgaccggctatcaggttggcgcaggggctccccaggtggcttcgaccggctatcaggttggcgcaggggctccccaggtggcttcgaccggctatcaggttggcgcaggggctccccaggtggcttcgaccggctatcaggttggcgtaggggctccccag gtggcttcgaccggctatcaggttggcgtaggggctccccaggtgtcttcgaccggctatcaggttggcgtaggggctccccaggtgtcttcgaccggcttccaggttggcgtaggggctccccaggtggcttcgaccggcttccaggttggcgtgggggggaccggctatcaggttggcgtaggggctcccaaGGTGGGGGCGGCCGGCTATCTGAGCAAGCAAGTTGCTCCTGCTCTGGTTAAATCTGTGACTGGAATGCAAGTGAACCCTGATAGtgtgagggttgtatgtggggaGGATTCGGTTATGGTGGATGTGCTACAGGACCTTCTAGCTATTGGCCAGCTGATCAATGCTTCAGACATCACCCTTGGTGGTTGTGCACCCACTGGGCAGGATGCTTCTGGCACAGTGAGGTTTCAGTCTGTGCTGCAGGCCTGTGGAAGTACACTGATG ATGACTGCTGATGCCCTGGTCTATAGCTTTGCATTGATCTACACCCCCAGTGGTATTAATGGCAGccccattgtgaggaccaatggTGCTGTGGTTGGCATTGAGTGTCACTATTTGAG GAAGCAGAATGTGAGCAGCAATGCCCTGGTGCCAACCTGGATCCCCTACTATGCTACAATGGCGGCTGAGGCACAACTGAATTTCTCACTGAGGCTGATGGATG ATGCATGGCAGAATGAGAGGGCCTCCAATGTGTACTTCCTGGGAAGTGTCCTGAACATTGAAGCCTCTGTCCTTGTGGGCAACAGTCAGCCCCTGCGTGTCTTTGTGGACAGCTGTGTGGCCACCTTGGTCCCTGATGTGACCTCTGTCCCTAGCTATGCCTTTGTGCAGAACTCTGG GTGCCTGACTGATGCCAAGGTGACAGGATCCCGCTCCCAGTTCCTGCCCAGAAAGCAGGATGACAAGCTGCAGCTTCAGCTGGATGCTTTCAGGTTCTCTCAGGATGGCAGGAGCTCA CTGTACATTACTTGCAGCCTGAGAGCAACAGTGGCTTCTGTGCCTTTGGATTCCCAACACAAGGCTTGTTCCTTCTCTCTTGCCGCTAACAG GTGGGTGTCTGTGGATGGGAATGAccaggtgtgtggctgctgtGACGCCAGCTGTGGGCTTGCAGGTGTAGCAG GTGCTCAAGGCACAGGTGTTCTGGGCCCCATTGCTATCCAACAGGGTCCTCCCACGGCTAGTCAGCCTGGACAGCTGTATATTCTGAAGGGATAG
- the LOC125725051 gene encoding uncharacterized protein LOC125725051 isoform X4 produces the protein MAVHEGVIVLLLLLGCSCEAQLKSGFLVKTPQVAAVYQNGLGAPQVVAAGYQVGVGAPQVVAAGYQVGVGAPQVVAAGYQVGVGAPQVSSTGYQVGVGAPQVASTGYQVGVGAPQVASTGYQVGVGAPQVASTGYQVGVGAPQVASTGYQVGAGAPQVASTGYQVGAGAPQVASTGYQVGAGAPQVASTGYQVGAGAPQVASTGYQVGVGAPQVASTGYQVGVGAPQVSSTGYQVGVGAPQVSSTGFQVGVGAPQVASTGFQVGVGGTGYQVGVGAPKVGAAGYLSKQVAPALVKSVTGMQVNPDSVRVVCGEDSVMVDVLQDLLAIGQLINASDITLGGCAPTGQDASGTVRFQSVLQACGSTLMMTADALVYSFALIYTPSGINGSPIVRTNGAVVGIECHYLRKQNVSSNALVPTWIPYYATMAAEAQLNFSLRLMDDAWQNERASNVYFLGSVLNIEASVLVGNSQPLRVFVDSCVATLVPDVTSVPSYAFVQNSGCLTDAKVTGSRSQFLPRKQDDKLQLQLDAFRFSQDGRSSLYITCSLRATVASVPLDSQHKACSFSLAANRWVSVDGNDQVCGCCDASCGLAGVAGAQGTGVLGPIAIQQGPPTASQPGQLYILKG, from the exons ATGGCAGTGCATGAGGGGGTTATAGTGCTGCTTCTTCTTTTAGGTTGCAGCTGTGAAGCTCAACTGAAGTCTGGGTTTCTTGTGAAGACCCCTCAAGTGGCTGCAGTTTATCAAAATGGAttaggtgctccccaggtggtggcagctggctatcaggttggcgtaggggctccccaggtggtggcagctggctatcaggttggcgtaggggctccccaggtggtggcagctggctatcag gttggcgtaggggctccccaggtgtcttcgaccggctatcaggttggcgtaggggctccccaggtggcttcgaccggctatcaggttggcgtaggggctccccaggtggcttcgaccggctatcaggttggcgtaggggctccccaggtggcttcgaccggctatcaggttggcgtaggggctccccag gtggcttcgaccggctatcaggttggcgcaggggctccccaggtggcttcgaccggctatcaggttggcgcaggggctccccaggtggcttcgaccggctatcaggttggcgcaggggctccccaggtggcttcgaccggctatcaggttggcgcaggggctccccaggtggcttcgaccggctatcaggttggcgtaggggctccccag gtggcttcgaccggctatcaggttggcgtaggggctccccaggtgtcttcgaccggctatcaggttggcgtaggggctccccaggtgtcttcgaccggcttccaggttggcgtaggggctccccaggtggcttcgaccggcttccaggttggcgtgggggggaccggctatcaggttggcgtaggggctcccaaGGTGGGGGCGGCCGGCTATCTGAGCAAGCAAGTTGCTCCTGCTCTGGTTAAATCTGTGACTGGAATGCAAGTGAACCCTGATAGtgtgagggttgtatgtggggaGGATTCGGTTATGGTGGATGTGCTACAGGACCTTCTAGCTATTGGCCAGCTGATCAATGCTTCAGACATCACCCTTGGTGGTTGTGCACCCACTGGGCAGGATGCTTCTGGCACAGTGAGGTTTCAGTCTGTGCTGCAGGCCTGTGGAAGTACACTGATG ATGACTGCTGATGCCCTGGTCTATAGCTTTGCATTGATCTACACCCCCAGTGGTATTAATGGCAGccccattgtgaggaccaatggTGCTGTGGTTGGCATTGAGTGTCACTATTTGAG GAAGCAGAATGTGAGCAGCAATGCCCTGGTGCCAACCTGGATCCCCTACTATGCTACAATGGCGGCTGAGGCACAACTGAATTTCTCACTGAGGCTGATGGATG ATGCATGGCAGAATGAGAGGGCCTCCAATGTGTACTTCCTGGGAAGTGTCCTGAACATTGAAGCCTCTGTCCTTGTGGGCAACAGTCAGCCCCTGCGTGTCTTTGTGGACAGCTGTGTGGCCACCTTGGTCCCTGATGTGACCTCTGTCCCTAGCTATGCCTTTGTGCAGAACTCTGG GTGCCTGACTGATGCCAAGGTGACAGGATCCCGCTCCCAGTTCCTGCCCAGAAAGCAGGATGACAAGCTGCAGCTTCAGCTGGATGCTTTCAGGTTCTCTCAGGATGGCAGGAGCTCA CTGTACATTACTTGCAGCCTGAGAGCAACAGTGGCTTCTGTGCCTTTGGATTCCCAACACAAGGCTTGTTCCTTCTCTCTTGCCGCTAACAG GTGGGTGTCTGTGGATGGGAATGAccaggtgtgtggctgctgtGACGCCAGCTGTGGGCTTGCAGGTGTAGCAG GTGCTCAAGGCACAGGTGTTCTGGGCCCCATTGCTATCCAACAGGGTCCTCCCACGGCTAGTCAGCCTGGACAGCTGTATATTCTGAAGGGATAG
- the LOC125725051 gene encoding uncharacterized protein LOC125725051 isoform X11, which translates to MAVHEGVIVLLLLLGCSCEAQLKSGFLVKTPQVAAVYQNGLGAPQVVAAGYQVGVGAPQVVAAGYQVGVGAPQVVAAGYQVGVGAPQVSSTGYQVGVGAPQVASTGYQVGVGAPQVASTGYQVGAGAPQVASTGYQVGAGAPQVASTGYQVGAGAPQVASTGYQVGAGAPQVASTGYQVGAGAPQVASTGYQVGVGAPQVASTGYQVGVGAPQVSSTGYQVGVGAPQVSSTGFQVGVGAPQVASTGFQVGVGGTGYQVGVGAPKVGAAGYLSKQVAPALVKSVTGMQVNPDSVRVVCGEDSVMVDVLQDLLAIGQLINASDITLGGCAPTGQDASGTVRFQSVLQACGSTLMMTADALVYSFALIYTPSGINGSPIVRTNGAVVGIECHYLRKQNVSSNALVPTWIPYYATMAAEAQLNFSLRLMDDAWQNERASNVYFLGSVLNIEASVLVGNSQPLRVFVDSCVATLVPDVTSVPSYAFVQNSGCLTDAKVTGSRSQFLPRKQDDKLQLQLDAFRFSQDGRSSLYITCSLRATVASVPLDSQHKACSFSLAANRWVSVDGNDQVCGCCDASCGLAGVAGAQGTGVLGPIAIQQGPPTASQPGQLYILKG; encoded by the exons ATGGCAGTGCATGAGGGGGTTATAGTGCTGCTTCTTCTTTTAGGTTGCAGCTGTGAAGCTCAACTGAAGTCTGGGTTTCTTGTGAAGACCCCTCAAGTGGCTGCAGTTTATCAAAATGGAttaggtgctccccaggtggtggcagctggctatcaggttggcgtaggggctccccaggtggtggcagctggctatcaggttggcgtaggggctccccaggtggtggcagctggctatcag gttggcgtaggggctccccaggtgtcttcgaccggctatcaggttggcgtaggggctccccaggtggcttcgaccggctatcaggttggcgtaggggctccccag gtggcttcgaccggctatcaggttggcgcaggggctccccaggtggcttcgaccggctatcaggttggcgcaggggctccccaggtggcttcgaccggctatcaggttggcgcaggggctccccaggtggcttcgaccggctatcaggttggcgcaggggctccccaggtggcttcgaccggctatcaggttggcgcaggggctccccaggtggcttcgaccggctatcaggttggcgtaggggctccccag gtggcttcgaccggctatcaggttggcgtaggggctccccaggtgtcttcgaccggctatcaggttggcgtaggggctccccaggtgtcttcgaccggcttccaggttggcgtaggggctccccaggtggcttcgaccggcttccaggttggcgtgggggggaccggctatcaggttggcgtaggggctcccaaGGTGGGGGCGGCCGGCTATCTGAGCAAGCAAGTTGCTCCTGCTCTGGTTAAATCTGTGACTGGAATGCAAGTGAACCCTGATAGtgtgagggttgtatgtggggaGGATTCGGTTATGGTGGATGTGCTACAGGACCTTCTAGCTATTGGCCAGCTGATCAATGCTTCAGACATCACCCTTGGTGGTTGTGCACCCACTGGGCAGGATGCTTCTGGCACAGTGAGGTTTCAGTCTGTGCTGCAGGCCTGTGGAAGTACACTGATG ATGACTGCTGATGCCCTGGTCTATAGCTTTGCATTGATCTACACCCCCAGTGGTATTAATGGCAGccccattgtgaggaccaatggTGCTGTGGTTGGCATTGAGTGTCACTATTTGAG GAAGCAGAATGTGAGCAGCAATGCCCTGGTGCCAACCTGGATCCCCTACTATGCTACAATGGCGGCTGAGGCACAACTGAATTTCTCACTGAGGCTGATGGATG ATGCATGGCAGAATGAGAGGGCCTCCAATGTGTACTTCCTGGGAAGTGTCCTGAACATTGAAGCCTCTGTCCTTGTGGGCAACAGTCAGCCCCTGCGTGTCTTTGTGGACAGCTGTGTGGCCACCTTGGTCCCTGATGTGACCTCTGTCCCTAGCTATGCCTTTGTGCAGAACTCTGG GTGCCTGACTGATGCCAAGGTGACAGGATCCCGCTCCCAGTTCCTGCCCAGAAAGCAGGATGACAAGCTGCAGCTTCAGCTGGATGCTTTCAGGTTCTCTCAGGATGGCAGGAGCTCA CTGTACATTACTTGCAGCCTGAGAGCAACAGTGGCTTCTGTGCCTTTGGATTCCCAACACAAGGCTTGTTCCTTCTCTCTTGCCGCTAACAG GTGGGTGTCTGTGGATGGGAATGAccaggtgtgtggctgctgtGACGCCAGCTGTGGGCTTGCAGGTGTAGCAG GTGCTCAAGGCACAGGTGTTCTGGGCCCCATTGCTATCCAACAGGGTCCTCCCACGGCTAGTCAGCCTGGACAGCTGTATATTCTGAAGGGATAG
- the LOC125725051 gene encoding uncharacterized protein LOC125725051 isoform X30, which translates to MAVHEGVIVLLLLLGCSCEAQLKSGFLVKTPQVAAVYQNGLGAPQVVAAGYQVGVGAPQVVAAGYQVGVGAPQVVAAGYQVGVGAPQVSSTGYQVGVGAPQVASTGYQVGVGAPQVASTGYQVGAGAPQVASTGYQVGAGAPQVASTGYQVGAGAPQVASTGYQVGVGAPQVASTGYQVGVGAPQVSSTGYQVGVGAPQVSSTGFQVGVGAPQVASTGFQVGVGGTGYQVGVGAPKVGAAGYLSKQVAPALVKSVTGMQVNPDSVRVVCGEDSVMVDVLQDLLAIGQLINASDITLGGCAPTGQDASGTVRFQSVLQACGSTLMMTADALVYSFALIYTPSGINGSPIVRTNGAVVGIECHYLRKQNVSSNALVPTWIPYYATMAAEAQLNFSLRLMDDAWQNERASNVYFLGSVLNIEASVLVGNSQPLRVFVDSCVATLVPDVTSVPSYAFVQNSGCLTDAKVTGSRSQFLPRKQDDKLQLQLDAFRFSQDGRSSLYITCSLRATVASVPLDSQHKACSFSLAANRWVSVDGNDQVCGCCDASCGLAGVAGAQGTGVLGPIAIQQGPPTASQPGQLYILKG; encoded by the exons ATGGCAGTGCATGAGGGGGTTATAGTGCTGCTTCTTCTTTTAGGTTGCAGCTGTGAAGCTCAACTGAAGTCTGGGTTTCTTGTGAAGACCCCTCAAGTGGCTGCAGTTTATCAAAATGGAttaggtgctccccaggtggtggcagctggctatcaggttggcgtaggggctccccaggtggtggcagctggctatcaggttggcgtaggggctccccaggtggtggcagctggctatcag gttggcgtaggggctccccaggtgtcttcgaccggctatcaggttggcgtaggggctccccaggtggcttcgaccggctatcaggttggcgtaggggctccccag gtggcttcgaccggctatcaggttggcgcaggggctccccaggtggcttcgaccggctatcaggttggcgcaggggctccccaggtggcttcgaccggctatcaggttggcgcaggggctccccaggtggcttcgaccggctatcaggttggcgtaggggctccccag gtggcttcgaccggctatcaggttggcgtaggggctccccaggtgtcttcgaccggctatcaggttggcgtaggggctccccaggtgtcttcgaccggcttccaggttggcgtaggggctccccaggtggcttcgaccggcttccaggttggcgtgggggggaccggctatcaggttggcgtaggggctcccaaGGTGGGGGCGGCCGGCTATCTGAGCAAGCAAGTTGCTCCTGCTCTGGTTAAATCTGTGACTGGAATGCAAGTGAACCCTGATAGtgtgagggttgtatgtggggaGGATTCGGTTATGGTGGATGTGCTACAGGACCTTCTAGCTATTGGCCAGCTGATCAATGCTTCAGACATCACCCTTGGTGGTTGTGCACCCACTGGGCAGGATGCTTCTGGCACAGTGAGGTTTCAGTCTGTGCTGCAGGCCTGTGGAAGTACACTGATG ATGACTGCTGATGCCCTGGTCTATAGCTTTGCATTGATCTACACCCCCAGTGGTATTAATGGCAGccccattgtgaggaccaatggTGCTGTGGTTGGCATTGAGTGTCACTATTTGAG GAAGCAGAATGTGAGCAGCAATGCCCTGGTGCCAACCTGGATCCCCTACTATGCTACAATGGCGGCTGAGGCACAACTGAATTTCTCACTGAGGCTGATGGATG ATGCATGGCAGAATGAGAGGGCCTCCAATGTGTACTTCCTGGGAAGTGTCCTGAACATTGAAGCCTCTGTCCTTGTGGGCAACAGTCAGCCCCTGCGTGTCTTTGTGGACAGCTGTGTGGCCACCTTGGTCCCTGATGTGACCTCTGTCCCTAGCTATGCCTTTGTGCAGAACTCTGG GTGCCTGACTGATGCCAAGGTGACAGGATCCCGCTCCCAGTTCCTGCCCAGAAAGCAGGATGACAAGCTGCAGCTTCAGCTGGATGCTTTCAGGTTCTCTCAGGATGGCAGGAGCTCA CTGTACATTACTTGCAGCCTGAGAGCAACAGTGGCTTCTGTGCCTTTGGATTCCCAACACAAGGCTTGTTCCTTCTCTCTTGCCGCTAACAG GTGGGTGTCTGTGGATGGGAATGAccaggtgtgtggctgctgtGACGCCAGCTGTGGGCTTGCAGGTGTAGCAG GTGCTCAAGGCACAGGTGTTCTGGGCCCCATTGCTATCCAACAGGGTCCTCCCACGGCTAGTCAGCCTGGACAGCTGTATATTCTGAAGGGATAG
- the LOC125725051 gene encoding uncharacterized protein LOC125725051 isoform X2: MAVHEGVIVLLLLLGCSCEAQLKSGFLVKTPQVAAVYQNGLGAPQVVAAGYQVGVGAPQVVAAGYQVGVGAPQVVAAGYQVGVGAPQVSSTGYQVGVGAPQVASTGYQVGVGAPQVASTGYQVGVGAPQVASTGYQVGAGAPQVASTGYQVGAGAPQVASTGYQVGAGAPQVASTGYQVGAGAPQVASTGYQVGAGAPQVASTGYQVGAGAPQVASTGYQVGVGAPQVASTGYQVGVGAPQVSSTGYQVGVGAPQVSSTGFQVGVGAPQVASTGFQVGVGGTGYQVGVGAPKVGAAGYLSKQVAPALVKSVTGMQVNPDSVRVVCGEDSVMVDVLQDLLAIGQLINASDITLGGCAPTGQDASGTVRFQSVLQACGSTLMMTADALVYSFALIYTPSGINGSPIVRTNGAVVGIECHYLRKQNVSSNALVPTWIPYYATMAAEAQLNFSLRLMDDAWQNERASNVYFLGSVLNIEASVLVGNSQPLRVFVDSCVATLVPDVTSVPSYAFVQNSGCLTDAKVTGSRSQFLPRKQDDKLQLQLDAFRFSQDGRSSLYITCSLRATVASVPLDSQHKACSFSLAANRWVSVDGNDQVCGCCDASCGLAGVAGAQGTGVLGPIAIQQGPPTASQPGQLYILKG; this comes from the exons ATGGCAGTGCATGAGGGGGTTATAGTGCTGCTTCTTCTTTTAGGTTGCAGCTGTGAAGCTCAACTGAAGTCTGGGTTTCTTGTGAAGACCCCTCAAGTGGCTGCAGTTTATCAAAATGGAttaggtgctccccaggtggtggcagctggctatcaggttggcgtaggggctccccaggtggtggcagctggctatcaggttggcgtaggggctccccaggtggtggcagctggctatcag gttggcgtaggggctccccaggtgtcttcgaccggctatcaggttggcgtaggggctccccaggtggcttcgaccggctatcaggttggcgtaggggctccccaggtggcttcgaccggctatcaggttggcgtaggggctccccaggtggcttcgaccggctatcag gttggcgcaggggctccccaggtggcttcgaccggctatcaggttggcgcaggggctccccaggtggcttcgaccggctatcaggttggcgcaggggctccccaggtggcttcgaccggctatcaggttggcgcaggggctccccaggtggcttcgaccggctatcaggttggcgcaggggctccccaggtggcttcgaccggctatcaggttggcgcaggggctccccaggtggcttcgaccggctatcaggttggcgtaggggctccccag gtggcttcgaccggctatcaggttggcgtaggggctccccaggtgtcttcgaccggctatcaggttggcgtaggggctccccaggtgtcttcgaccggcttccaggttggcgtaggggctccccaggtggcttcgaccggcttccaggttggcgtgggggggaccggctatcaggttggcgtaggggctcccaaGGTGGGGGCGGCCGGCTATCTGAGCAAGCAAGTTGCTCCTGCTCTGGTTAAATCTGTGACTGGAATGCAAGTGAACCCTGATAGtgtgagggttgtatgtggggaGGATTCGGTTATGGTGGATGTGCTACAGGACCTTCTAGCTATTGGCCAGCTGATCAATGCTTCAGACATCACCCTTGGTGGTTGTGCACCCACTGGGCAGGATGCTTCTGGCACAGTGAGGTTTCAGTCTGTGCTGCAGGCCTGTGGAAGTACACTGATG ATGACTGCTGATGCCCTGGTCTATAGCTTTGCATTGATCTACACCCCCAGTGGTATTAATGGCAGccccattgtgaggaccaatggTGCTGTGGTTGGCATTGAGTGTCACTATTTGAG GAAGCAGAATGTGAGCAGCAATGCCCTGGTGCCAACCTGGATCCCCTACTATGCTACAATGGCGGCTGAGGCACAACTGAATTTCTCACTGAGGCTGATGGATG ATGCATGGCAGAATGAGAGGGCCTCCAATGTGTACTTCCTGGGAAGTGTCCTGAACATTGAAGCCTCTGTCCTTGTGGGCAACAGTCAGCCCCTGCGTGTCTTTGTGGACAGCTGTGTGGCCACCTTGGTCCCTGATGTGACCTCTGTCCCTAGCTATGCCTTTGTGCAGAACTCTGG GTGCCTGACTGATGCCAAGGTGACAGGATCCCGCTCCCAGTTCCTGCCCAGAAAGCAGGATGACAAGCTGCAGCTTCAGCTGGATGCTTTCAGGTTCTCTCAGGATGGCAGGAGCTCA CTGTACATTACTTGCAGCCTGAGAGCAACAGTGGCTTCTGTGCCTTTGGATTCCCAACACAAGGCTTGTTCCTTCTCTCTTGCCGCTAACAG GTGGGTGTCTGTGGATGGGAATGAccaggtgtgtggctgctgtGACGCCAGCTGTGGGCTTGCAGGTGTAGCAG GTGCTCAAGGCACAGGTGTTCTGGGCCCCATTGCTATCCAACAGGGTCCTCCCACGGCTAGTCAGCCTGGACAGCTGTATATTCTGAAGGGATAG